From a region of the Chitinophaga caseinilytica genome:
- a CDS encoding cysteine desulfurase family protein, protein MQTLPVYLDNNATTPCDPRVLEAMLPYFTTHFGNAASRAHAWGWTAEEAVQQAREEVAALIGAEPQEIVFTSGATEALNLALKGAAEAYAVKGKHFITLQTEHKAVLDTCRHLEKLGAEVTYLPVDGRGTVNPDDLKAAIRPDTVLAAVLYANNETGVIQPIADISGILGEHGVLLLTDATQAAGKIPLDATSEGIGMLALSAHKLYGPKGAGALFVRRRSPRVRLAAQMDGGGHERGMRSGTLNVPGIVGLGKACAIAADEMAGEALRMAALRDRLEKALIEKTGARVNGEGAPRLPHVSNLQFPDVRGADLLRGVTREIAVSSGSACTSANPEPSHVLMAMGVSEELAHSSLRFGLGRFTTEADVDRAIETVNHTVRSLHAIYNQ, encoded by the coding sequence ATGCAGACACTGCCCGTTTACCTCGACAACAACGCCACCACGCCCTGCGACCCGCGGGTGCTGGAAGCCATGCTGCCCTACTTCACCACCCATTTCGGCAATGCCGCCTCCCGCGCGCACGCCTGGGGATGGACGGCCGAAGAAGCGGTACAGCAGGCGCGCGAGGAAGTGGCCGCGCTCATCGGCGCCGAGCCCCAGGAAATCGTGTTCACCTCCGGTGCCACCGAGGCCCTCAACCTGGCCCTCAAAGGCGCTGCCGAAGCATATGCCGTAAAAGGGAAACACTTCATCACCCTGCAAACCGAGCATAAAGCCGTGCTCGACACCTGCCGCCACCTCGAAAAACTCGGTGCGGAAGTTACCTACCTGCCGGTAGACGGCCGCGGGACCGTAAACCCCGACGACCTCAAAGCCGCCATCCGGCCAGACACGGTGCTGGCCGCCGTGCTGTACGCCAACAACGAAACGGGCGTTATCCAGCCCATCGCCGATATTTCGGGGATTTTGGGGGAACACGGGGTGCTGTTGCTGACCGACGCCACGCAGGCCGCGGGCAAAATACCCCTGGACGCCACCAGCGAAGGCATCGGGATGCTGGCATTGTCGGCCCACAAGCTGTACGGCCCCAAGGGCGCGGGCGCATTGTTCGTCCGCCGCAGATCGCCGCGCGTGCGGCTGGCGGCGCAGATGGACGGCGGCGGCCACGAGCGCGGGATGCGTTCCGGTACCCTGAACGTGCCGGGAATCGTGGGCCTGGGCAAGGCCTGCGCCATTGCGGCCGACGAAATGGCAGGCGAAGCCCTCCGGATGGCGGCGCTCCGCGACAGGCTGGAAAAAGCGCTGATCGAGAAAACCGGGGCCCGGGTAAACGGCGAAGGCGCCCCCAGGCTGCCGCACGTCAGCAACCTGCAGTTCCCCGACGTACGGGGGGCCGACCTCCTGCGCGGGGTAACCCGGGAAATAGCCGTATCTTCGGGTTCGGCATGCACTTCCGCCAATCCCGAGCCCAGTCATGTCCTGATGGCGATGGGGGTTTCCGAAGAACTGGCACATTCTTCGCTCAGGTTTGGATTGGGAAGGTTTACGACCGAAGCGGACGTAGACCGTGCCATTGAGACAGTCAACCATACCGTGCGCTCATTGCACGCAATATATAACCAGTAA
- the mce gene encoding methylmalonyl-CoA epimerase, with the protein MLKVEHIGIAVKSLAVSVPLFEKLLNAECYKTEEIASEGVSTAFFRQGETKIELLEALSPASPVARFLEKKGEGVHHLAFEVKDIRAEMARLQSEGFELLSAEPKPGADNKLVCFLHPKSTNGVLVELTQERTE; encoded by the coding sequence ATGTTAAAAGTTGAGCACATCGGCATCGCCGTGAAATCGCTGGCCGTTTCCGTTCCCCTGTTCGAAAAACTGCTGAACGCGGAATGCTACAAAACCGAGGAAATCGCCTCCGAAGGCGTGTCTACCGCGTTTTTCCGCCAGGGCGAAACAAAGATCGAGCTGCTGGAAGCGTTATCTCCCGCCAGCCCCGTCGCCCGATTCCTCGAAAAAAAGGGCGAAGGCGTGCATCACCTGGCTTTTGAAGTGAAAGACATCCGCGCCGAAATGGCCCGGTTGCAAAGCGAAGGTTTCGAGCTCCTGTCTGCCGAGCCCAAACCGGGGGCAGATAACAAACTGGTATGTTTCCTTCATCCCAAAAGCACGAATGGCGTGCTGGTGGAGTTAACACAGGAACGGACCGAATAG
- a CDS encoding porin family protein translates to MAVVLLASAASLSAQSFSDRMSEKTGRKVRFGFKIDPGASFLNPQEAGVTRNIGRFYFSYGVLADWFIDDEERYALATGVQVTHFGSVMQYEAGKGLSDFRSASSEYDIRLQYIEVPVALKLKTATAKGFDFYGQFGGFVGMPIRARANVISNMQRFDKLSVLRQIQPFSAGMLLGAGVEYPLTETLTGVVGINYQNNFVDITRNGKWNDGRVTGNSFILRLGVYF, encoded by the coding sequence ATGGCTGTGGTGCTTCTCGCATCGGCCGCATCGCTTTCTGCACAGTCTTTCAGTGACCGCATGTCCGAAAAAACCGGGCGGAAGGTGCGTTTCGGATTCAAAATCGATCCCGGCGCGTCGTTCCTCAATCCGCAGGAAGCCGGCGTAACCCGCAACATCGGCCGTTTTTACTTTAGCTACGGCGTCCTGGCCGACTGGTTCATCGACGACGAGGAACGCTATGCCCTGGCTACCGGCGTGCAGGTGACGCACTTCGGCAGCGTGATGCAGTACGAGGCCGGGAAAGGCCTGTCCGACTTCCGTTCCGCATCTTCGGAATATGACATCCGCCTGCAATACATCGAAGTGCCGGTGGCACTTAAGCTCAAAACCGCCACTGCCAAAGGGTTCGACTTCTACGGCCAGTTCGGCGGTTTCGTGGGCATGCCCATCCGCGCACGCGCCAATGTGATCAGCAACATGCAGCGGTTCGACAAATTGAGCGTCCTCCGGCAGATACAGCCATTTTCGGCGGGAATGCTCCTGGGCGCGGGCGTCGAATATCCGCTCACGGAAACACTGACCGGCGTGGTGGGCATCAATTACCAGAATAATTTCGTGGACATCACCCGGAACGGCAAGTGGAACGATGGCCGCGTAACGGGCAATAGCTTCATTTTGCGGCTCGGGGTTTATTTTTAA
- a CDS encoding DUF4157 domain-containing protein, with product MSTLKCRIREGSMVARIAAWKMGSGNIAIVFGNVIHLHGVSRERFLANTAWVRHEVRHVRQYREAGFWRFLWRYVRDWRRYGYYNIPYERDARLAEANPRELEGVEIR from the coding sequence ATGTCAACATTGAAATGCCGTATCCGGGAAGGCTCCATGGTGGCGCGGATAGCCGCCTGGAAGATGGGCTCGGGCAATATCGCGATCGTTTTCGGGAACGTCATTCACCTGCATGGGGTAAGCCGGGAGCGGTTCCTGGCCAATACGGCGTGGGTGCGGCATGAAGTGCGGCACGTGCGCCAGTACCGGGAAGCCGGCTTCTGGCGGTTCCTTTGGCGCTACGTGCGCGACTGGCGCCGGTATGGCTATTACAACATCCCGTACGAAAGGGACGCCCGGCTGGCGGAAGCCAATCCGCGGGAGCTGGAAGGGGTGGAGATACGATAA
- a CDS encoding putative quinol monooxygenase: MIRPVFIALMFFLLTGTTVAAQQRMMVRIAELEIDSVSLPAYKAILAEEAAASIKLEPGVIAIFPMFDKARPAQVRILEIYASREAYESHLKTAHFIKYKTATAKMVKSLRLPDMEAIDPATMAEMFRKLPAGK; the protein is encoded by the coding sequence ATGATCCGTCCTGTTTTTATCGCCCTGATGTTTTTCCTGCTAACGGGAACGACCGTAGCCGCCCAGCAGCGTATGATGGTGCGCATCGCCGAACTGGAAATCGATTCCGTTTCTTTACCGGCCTATAAGGCGATCCTTGCCGAAGAAGCGGCCGCTTCCATAAAGCTGGAGCCGGGCGTTATCGCCATTTTCCCGATGTTCGACAAGGCGCGGCCCGCGCAGGTGCGGATTCTTGAAATCTACGCCAGCCGCGAAGCATACGAAAGTCATCTGAAAACGGCACATTTCATCAAATACAAAACGGCAACCGCGAAGATGGTGAAATCCTTGCGGCTGCCGGATATGGAGGCCATCGATCCGGCCACTATGGCGGAAATGTTCAGGAAGTTGCCCGCGGGGAAGTAA
- the gldG gene encoding gliding motility-associated ABC transporter substrate-binding protein GldG: MELTRKDKRKQYLKRTLGLLAVIVAINAAAGFLHTRFDLTAEKRYTLAPSTRDLLRRLDAPVQIEVYLKGKYPAGFRQLSNATRELLEEFQQFGGNNVRFSFLNPGSDLPDSMRAAFQDTLMARGILPFNLQVQDDGKDSYAEKLIFPGAIIKYKDRETAVNLLKSQGGMDPMQALNSSEALLEYKFANAIYQLQQNHRPLVGYMLGHGEPEGPEVYDALKTLHELYEVDTVNLATTPAIPDEFDALLFVRPTQTFTDADKLKIDQYVMQGGNIAWFLDNLTASTDSLRGRDFVAFDRNLQLEDLLFKYGARVNPDLIQDLRADIIPLVVGNIGDKPQIQPVPFPYFPLLNSTNGHSIVKNLDLVMSRFAGSVDTMAGGDIHKTVLLTSSEHSRLVRSPVQITLESVQQQPNPREFRMRNVPVAVLLEGRFSSLFRHRIGVEGQRQWETSAHRPFRPEADTAGRMIVAGDADLVLNAVTRKSGPLQMGVNEFNPDYQFANKEFFLNGMDYLASKSPVMETRNKELTLRLLDGEKVRRDKTKWQIIAFAVPIGAVLLFAMAFQYFRQRKYAR; the protein is encoded by the coding sequence ATGGAACTAACGAGAAAGGACAAACGAAAACAATACCTGAAACGGACGCTGGGGCTCCTGGCTGTGATCGTGGCCATTAACGCGGCGGCAGGGTTCCTCCATACCCGGTTCGACCTCACCGCCGAGAAGCGCTATACCCTCGCCCCTTCCACCCGCGATCTCCTCCGCCGGCTCGACGCGCCCGTTCAGATCGAAGTATATCTCAAGGGAAAATATCCCGCCGGCTTCCGCCAGCTGTCTAACGCCACGCGTGAGCTGCTCGAGGAATTCCAGCAGTTCGGCGGCAACAACGTCCGCTTCAGCTTCCTGAACCCCGGCTCCGACCTCCCCGATTCCATGCGCGCCGCTTTCCAGGATACGCTCATGGCACGGGGCATCCTGCCTTTTAACCTGCAGGTGCAGGACGACGGGAAGGATTCCTACGCCGAGAAGCTCATCTTCCCCGGCGCCATCATCAAATACAAAGACCGCGAAACGGCCGTCAACCTCCTGAAAAGCCAGGGCGGCATGGACCCCATGCAGGCGCTCAACAGCTCCGAAGCCCTCCTCGAATACAAATTCGCCAACGCCATTTACCAGTTGCAGCAAAACCATCGTCCACTCGTGGGCTACATGCTCGGCCATGGCGAACCGGAAGGCCCCGAAGTCTACGACGCGCTGAAAACGCTGCATGAACTGTATGAAGTGGATACCGTCAACCTCGCCACCACGCCTGCGATCCCCGACGAGTTCGACGCGCTGCTGTTCGTCCGCCCTACGCAGACGTTTACCGACGCCGACAAACTGAAGATCGACCAATACGTGATGCAGGGCGGCAACATCGCCTGGTTCCTCGATAACCTGACCGCTTCCACCGACAGTCTGCGCGGGCGCGATTTCGTGGCGTTCGACCGCAATCTCCAGCTGGAAGACCTGCTGTTCAAATACGGCGCGCGGGTGAACCCCGATCTTATCCAGGACCTCCGGGCAGACATTATCCCGCTCGTGGTGGGCAACATCGGCGACAAACCGCAGATCCAGCCTGTGCCGTTCCCTTACTTCCCTTTGCTTAATTCCACCAACGGCCATTCCATCGTCAAAAACCTGGACCTGGTGATGAGCCGCTTCGCGGGATCGGTGGATACGATGGCGGGAGGCGACATTCATAAAACCGTGCTGCTCACCTCGTCGGAACATAGCCGGCTGGTGCGCAGCCCTGTGCAGATCACGCTCGAAAGCGTGCAGCAGCAGCCCAATCCGCGGGAGTTCAGGATGCGGAACGTTCCGGTGGCCGTGTTGCTGGAGGGGCGTTTTTCGTCGCTGTTCCGCCACCGGATCGGCGTGGAGGGGCAGCGGCAGTGGGAAACCTCGGCCCACAGGCCTTTCCGGCCGGAAGCGGATACCGCGGGCAGGATGATCGTGGCGGGAGATGCAGACCTGGTGCTGAATGCGGTGACGCGGAAAAGCGGCCCGCTGCAAATGGGGGTCAACGAGTTCAACCCGGATTACCAGTTCGCCAATAAAGAATTTTTCCTCAACGGGATGGATTACCTGGCCAGCAAGAGCCCTGTCATGGAAACCCGCAACAAGGAGCTGACGCTCAGGCTGCTGGACGGTGAAAAGGTGCGCCGCGATAAAACGAAATGGCAGATCATCGCATTTGCCGTGCCCATCGGGGCCGTATTGCTGTTTGCCATGGCGTT
- the gldF gene encoding gliding motility-associated ABC transporter permease subunit GldF, producing the protein MYAIFKKDIHQFFSSITGYVAIVLFLLANGLFLFIFRDTSLLEAGYADLDGLFELAPMIFLLLIPAITMRSLSDEYRSGTMELLSTKPVTPWQIVWGKYWACLLIVAIALVPTAVYYLAISQLAAAGNGPDTGSILGSYLGLFLLGSVFTAIGLWASSVTANAVVAFLVAIFTCYILYTGFDALSKLAVFEGGADYYLAMAGIRYHYTSISRGVIDTRDLVYFASVAGLMLYLTKISLERKIWQG; encoded by the coding sequence ATGTATGCCATTTTCAAGAAAGACATCCACCAATTTTTCAGCAGTATCACGGGGTATGTAGCCATCGTTTTGTTCCTGCTCGCCAACGGACTGTTCCTGTTCATTTTCCGGGACACGAGCCTCCTCGAGGCCGGGTACGCCGACCTGGACGGGCTTTTCGAGCTGGCGCCCATGATATTCCTCTTGCTGATACCCGCCATCACCATGCGCAGTTTATCGGACGAGTACCGCAGCGGCACCATGGAGCTACTGAGCACCAAGCCGGTGACGCCCTGGCAGATCGTTTGGGGTAAATACTGGGCCTGCCTGCTCATCGTGGCCATTGCGCTCGTGCCCACGGCCGTGTATTACCTCGCCATTTCGCAGCTGGCCGCGGCGGGAAACGGGCCCGATACCGGCAGCATCCTGGGGTCTTACCTGGGGCTTTTCCTGCTGGGGAGCGTGTTCACCGCCATCGGGCTCTGGGCCTCGTCTGTCACCGCTAACGCCGTGGTAGCCTTCCTGGTGGCCATCTTCACCTGCTACATCCTCTACACCGGGTTCGATGCCCTCAGCAAACTGGCGGTATTCGAAGGCGGGGCGGATTATTACCTCGCCATGGCCGGCATCCGCTATCATTATACTTCCATCAGCCGCGGCGTGATAGACACGCGCGACCTCGTGTATTTCGCCAGTGTGGCCGGACTGATGTTATATCTTACCAAAATATCGCTGGAAAGGAAAATCTGGCAGGGTTGA
- the apaG gene encoding Co2+/Mg2+ efflux protein ApaG yields METFYQPDYSNPIGSEFMFAYRITIENNNTFPIKLLRRHWYIIDSNGSHREVEGEGVVGVQPLLAPGESYQYVSGSNLRTEIGKMYGTYQMENQLNKKLFDVKIPEFQMVVPFKMN; encoded by the coding sequence GTGGAAACGTTTTACCAGCCGGATTACTCCAATCCGATCGGCAGTGAGTTCATGTTCGCTTACCGTATCACCATCGAAAATAACAATACCTTCCCCATCAAACTGTTGCGCCGCCATTGGTATATCATCGATTCCAACGGCTCGCACCGCGAAGTGGAAGGGGAAGGCGTGGTAGGTGTGCAACCGCTGCTCGCACCGGGCGAAAGCTATCAATATGTTTCCGGCTCCAATCTCCGCACGGAAATCGGTAAAATGTACGGCACGTATCAAATGGAAAACCAGCTGAACAAGAAGCTCTTCGATGTGAAGATCCCCGAGTTTCAGATGGTAGTGCCGTTCAAAATGAACTAG
- a CDS encoding UDP-N-acetylmuramoyl-tripeptide--D-alanyl-D-alanine ligase, with amino-acid sequence MNIEQLYTIYRQHPSVQTDTRQLKSGDIFFALRGPNFNGNQYADAALASGASFAVVDDPAFFTQPEKMMLVDDALAALQALARHHRRQFYIPFIAITGTNGKTTTKEMLRTALGAAYRTYATEGNLNNHIGVPLTLLRIPMDAEMAVIEMGANHRHEIAAYCKVAEPTHGIITNIGKAHLEGFGSEEGVRLAKGELYDYLRENGGTVFVCKDYPYLVEMSKGIGTVITYGHDPADFAGAPFPGTALLELESVGAGHVRTQLVGAYNFPNVMAAIAAGLHFKVPAEKLRAALEAYAPSNNRSQVVKKGTNTFVMDAYNANPSSMKAAVENFAGLDAKQKVLLLGAMKELGPDSEKEHQALADLLQLSHWKAVVLVGKEFSKTQHPYIWFETADEARTWLEQQQFQDTHILVKGSRSVGMEKVVN; translated from the coding sequence GTGAATATCGAACAGCTATATACCATCTACCGCCAGCACCCTTCCGTGCAAACAGACACGCGCCAGCTCAAATCCGGCGATATCTTCTTTGCCCTGCGCGGCCCCAACTTCAATGGTAACCAGTATGCCGACGCGGCCCTGGCATCCGGCGCCAGCTTCGCGGTGGTCGACGATCCTGCGTTTTTCACCCAGCCGGAAAAGATGATGCTGGTGGATGATGCGCTGGCGGCCCTGCAGGCTTTGGCAAGGCATCACCGCCGGCAGTTCTACATTCCGTTCATCGCCATTACCGGCACTAACGGCAAAACCACTACGAAAGAAATGCTCCGCACCGCACTGGGCGCCGCATATCGTACATACGCCACCGAAGGCAACCTCAACAACCATATCGGCGTGCCGCTGACGCTGCTGCGCATCCCTATGGACGCGGAGATGGCCGTGATCGAAATGGGCGCCAACCATCGCCACGAGATTGCCGCATATTGCAAAGTGGCGGAGCCTACGCACGGGATCATCACCAACATCGGAAAGGCCCACCTGGAAGGGTTCGGCAGCGAAGAAGGCGTGCGCCTGGCCAAGGGCGAGCTGTACGACTACCTCCGCGAAAACGGCGGCACCGTGTTCGTCTGCAAGGATTATCCCTACCTGGTAGAAATGAGCAAAGGCATCGGCACGGTGATCACCTATGGTCACGATCCGGCCGATTTCGCCGGCGCGCCCTTCCCCGGGACCGCCCTGCTGGAGCTGGAATCCGTGGGCGCGGGGCATGTGCGCACCCAGCTCGTAGGCGCTTACAACTTTCCGAACGTCATGGCCGCCATCGCCGCGGGGCTCCATTTCAAGGTGCCGGCAGAAAAACTGCGCGCCGCACTGGAAGCCTACGCCCCCTCCAACAACCGCTCCCAGGTCGTGAAAAAAGGTACCAACACCTTCGTGATGGACGCTTACAACGCAAACCCCTCCAGCATGAAAGCCGCCGTGGAAAACTTCGCGGGGCTCGATGCGAAGCAGAAAGTACTCCTCCTCGGCGCCATGAAGGAACTGGGGCCCGACAGCGAAAAGGAACACCAGGCACTGGCCGACCTTCTCCAACTGAGCCACTGGAAAGCCGTTGTGCTCGTAGGAAAGGAATTCTCCAAAACCCAGCACCCCTACATCTGGTTCGAAACGGCCGATGAAGCCCGCACCTGGCTGGAACAGCAACAGTTCCAGGACACCCACATCCTCGTAAAAGGCTCGCGGAGCGTGGGGATGGAAAAAGTAGTGAACTGA
- a CDS encoding HesB/IscA family protein, protein MIYISDKAKQKVDALRAEGTLGEDYFLRVSVVGGGCSGLSYKLDFDNETKPKDQVFEDKGIKVVTDLKSFLYLCNTVLEFSEGLNGKGFYFNNPNASRTCACGDSFAV, encoded by the coding sequence ATGATCTATATCAGTGATAAAGCCAAGCAAAAAGTGGATGCGCTCCGGGCCGAAGGGACCCTGGGCGAGGATTACTTCCTGCGCGTGTCCGTTGTGGGCGGAGGATGCTCCGGCCTCAGCTATAAACTCGATTTCGACAACGAAACCAAGCCGAAAGACCAGGTTTTCGAAGATAAAGGCATTAAAGTGGTGACAGACCTGAAAAGCTTCCTGTACCTCTGCAATACCGTCCTCGAATTCTCCGAAGGGCTCAACGGGAAAGGGTTTTACTTCAATAATCCCAACGCTTCCCGCACCTGCGCCTGCGGCGACAGCTTCGCCGTGTAA
- a CDS encoding DUF5777 family beta-barrel protein: MLHLRLITALLLTAPAAMAQDDLGAIFGKDSVRRDPVTSTFKSTRIINGQSNETLAKGDLDFRVAHRFGDMGGSGGGSSTFFGLDNSTDIRIAFEYGITDRLTAGLSRSKGSGNFSQMWEVLGKFKLLQQTHDNRVPVGVTLFANAVVSSMKSSPDKADPNYFDKFSDRGSAVAQVVISRKFGEMVSLALLPSFVHRNRVGFKDMNNMFAMGLGGRLRFSKRVALVADYFYSFRDEESKDYYESRGTKFYNSLGVGVEIETGGHVFHLNFTNATAILENQFIPETVSTWTHGQFRWGFNISRRFSLGGR, translated from the coding sequence ATGTTGCATCTCCGCTTGATCACCGCCCTTCTGCTCACGGCCCCGGCGGCCATGGCGCAAGACGATCTGGGCGCCATTTTCGGGAAGGACTCCGTCCGCCGCGATCCCGTGACTTCCACCTTCAAAAGCACCCGCATCATCAACGGGCAGTCGAACGAAACCCTGGCCAAGGGCGACCTCGACTTCCGGGTGGCGCACCGTTTCGGGGACATGGGCGGCTCCGGCGGCGGCTCGTCCACCTTTTTCGGGCTCGATAATTCTACAGACATCCGCATCGCCTTCGAATACGGCATTACCGACCGCCTCACGGCCGGCCTGAGCCGTTCCAAGGGCAGCGGCAACTTCTCGCAGATGTGGGAGGTTTTGGGCAAATTCAAACTGCTGCAGCAAACGCACGATAACCGCGTGCCGGTCGGCGTTACGCTGTTCGCCAACGCGGTGGTGTCGTCCATGAAAAGCAGTCCGGACAAGGCCGATCCCAATTATTTCGACAAATTCTCCGACCGCGGGAGCGCCGTGGCCCAGGTGGTGATTTCCCGGAAGTTCGGGGAAATGGTGAGCCTGGCGCTGCTGCCCTCGTTCGTGCATCGTAACCGCGTGGGTTTCAAGGACATGAACAACATGTTCGCCATGGGGCTGGGCGGCAGGCTGCGGTTCAGCAAGCGCGTGGCGCTGGTGGCCGATTACTTTTATTCGTTCCGCGACGAGGAAAGCAAGGATTATTACGAGTCCCGCGGCACGAAGTTCTACAACTCGCTGGGCGTGGGCGTGGAGATCGAAACGGGCGGGCACGTGTTCCACCTGAATTTCACGAATGCCACGGCCATCCTGGAGAACCAGTTCATCCCTGAAACGGTGAGCACCTGGACGCATGGACAGTTCCGCTGGGGCTTCAATATTTCGCGCCGGTTCTCGCTGGGCGGGCGTTAA
- a CDS encoding YceI family protein yields MKRIFVIIAFLGLAISAAAQDVQSCRSVRLRFFSSAPLEDIEAVSTLGVSAINPATRVIYFKVPITSFQFKKKMMQEHFNENYLESEKYPYAEFKGKVLGTTDLTKDGTWPAEVEGDLQIHGVTKSYRVSGTITVSGGNLAAEAKFNVRVADHNIKIPSLVVKNIAEVVEVTMSAQYQPAVKP; encoded by the coding sequence ATGAAACGCATTTTCGTCATCATCGCTTTCCTCGGTCTCGCCATTTCGGCGGCGGCGCAGGATGTACAGTCGTGCCGCTCCGTGCGCCTCCGTTTCTTCTCCAGCGCACCGCTGGAAGATATCGAGGCCGTGAGCACCCTGGGCGTATCGGCCATCAATCCCGCCACGCGCGTCATTTATTTCAAAGTGCCCATCACCTCGTTCCAGTTTAAAAAGAAGATGATGCAGGAGCACTTCAACGAGAATTACCTGGAAAGCGAGAAGTACCCGTACGCCGAATTCAAAGGGAAGGTCCTCGGCACCACAGACCTCACCAAAGACGGCACCTGGCCGGCGGAAGTGGAGGGCGACCTTCAGATCCACGGCGTCACCAAATCCTACCGCGTGTCCGGCACCATCACGGTTTCGGGCGGTAATCTGGCCGCCGAAGCGAAGTTCAACGTGCGGGTGGCCGATCATAACATCAAAATCCCGAGCCTGGTGGTAAAAAATATCGCGGAAGTGGTGGAAGTGACCATGAGCGCGCAATATCAACCGGCCGTCAAACCTTAA